In one window of Desulforhabdus amnigena DNA:
- a CDS encoding MBL fold metallo-hydrolase: MEGLRSGKLDYDRPIKVAENIYWMGAREPADKWMINPYLIVDQGEAILVDAGSGMDFTSLVMKIVQIGIAPSAIKALIYQNYDPRLWGSLQYLEAIINRKDLKIISDRSSLVFGQHHAVEAALLSLEDVEFQVKFSSGRSLELIKTPFAGSSGSFVTFDRKSGILFSGHLFSSYSCEGEPFLELMAECSDCKSIAICPYSHGCCPVHDIVKFHRDNISSERALKYALECIASVPFRTIAPQQGSVIRGAEDIAHLSALLASLKGVGIDGIVGRSLLLRTGGYHVGERWIERRARAGHGNLERSRIVHR, encoded by the coding sequence ATGGAAGGTTTGCGGAGTGGAAAGTTGGACTATGATCGTCCCATTAAGGTAGCTGAGAATATCTATTGGATGGGTGCCCGTGAACCTGCCGATAAATGGATGATCAATCCGTACCTCATTGTCGATCAGGGAGAAGCCATCCTGGTCGATGCCGGAAGCGGGATGGATTTTACCTCGCTTGTGATGAAGATCGTCCAGATAGGGATCGCTCCGTCTGCTATCAAGGCGCTGATCTATCAGAACTATGATCCGCGACTTTGGGGAAGCCTTCAGTACCTGGAAGCCATCATCAACAGGAAAGACCTTAAAATCATTTCAGATCGGTCCAGCCTGGTGTTCGGGCAACATCATGCGGTTGAGGCCGCCCTGTTGTCTTTGGAGGATGTGGAATTTCAAGTAAAGTTTTCGTCCGGGCGATCCCTAGAGCTCATCAAGACCCCCTTTGCCGGTTCGTCGGGCAGTTTTGTGACTTTTGATCGAAAAAGCGGCATTCTTTTTTCGGGACATCTTTTCAGCAGTTACTCCTGCGAAGGGGAGCCCTTCCTGGAGTTGATGGCCGAGTGCTCCGATTGCAAAAGCATTGCCATATGTCCTTATTCTCATGGTTGCTGTCCCGTGCATGATATCGTGAAATTTCATCGGGACAATATCTCATCGGAAAGGGCTTTAAAGTATGCGTTGGAATGCATTGCTTCCGTTCCATTTAGAACCATAGCCCCGCAACAGGGAAGTGTGATCCGCGGTGCTGAGGATATCGCGCATTTGAGTGCGTTGCTTGCATCTTTGAAGGGCGTGGGAATCGATGGCATCGTGGGGAGATCACTCCTTTTACGGACAGGTGGGTATCACGTTGGTGAGAGGTGGATTGAACGAAGGGCCCGTGCAGGCCATGGAAATTTA
- a CDS encoding PilT/PilU family type 4a pilus ATPase — protein MSEVYDLPKILEEIIEDEKIGTSRNRKISQEEIKMLLLEKQRLAARTDDFTQIPVGKALVQEGLISPDQLEMALERQSKNGGKIGSVLIDMGFISDEDFLKVLSKKNEVAGVSLFHVDISEEVLNLLPFRIIQKYRAIPFKLEGRTLHLAMENPQNVEAIHEVEFLTGRVVHPLTVTSFQMDLVIRHIEEKGGKSFSGLEIQQNLKGPMTIPTLLEHLVQSQGSDLLITAGVSPTLKIHGGLDRAEMPPVTPAQCVAYAKALMSEAQWEYFRTHKELVFASEYKKIGRFRVSAYSQRGMVSLAIRRIPEMIPSLEALGLPQWLENFMSKPQGLILIAAPAGQGKTTTVSALIHLANKTRACNVITLEDPIEYLHRPEKGNINQREVGADASSLATGLRDISRYAPDIVMVGEIRDEDVFGMALDAACSGQLVLSTILATNTTSAIENMVNRFPLHRQAQMRQQLAESLLLVFSQRLLNSKDGDSMVLAYEKLIGSSRVRNYIRENKLGQLRTQVPKETEDFCPFDLCLKQLVESGRLCRQRAIAVADNPECLADA, from the coding sequence GTGTCTGAAGTTTATGATCTTCCTAAGATCCTTGAGGAAATCATCGAAGATGAGAAGATAGGTACCTCGAGAAATCGGAAGATCTCTCAAGAAGAGATCAAAATGCTGTTGCTTGAAAAGCAACGGCTTGCCGCTCGGACGGATGATTTTACGCAGATTCCCGTTGGAAAGGCCTTGGTTCAGGAGGGATTGATTTCTCCCGACCAGTTGGAGATGGCTCTCGAACGTCAATCGAAAAATGGCGGGAAAATCGGTTCCGTTTTGATTGACATGGGTTTCATCTCTGATGAAGATTTTTTGAAAGTACTGAGCAAGAAGAATGAGGTTGCGGGTGTCAGCCTTTTTCATGTGGATATCAGTGAAGAGGTGCTGAACCTGCTTCCTTTCAGAATTATCCAAAAATATCGGGCAATACCCTTCAAGTTGGAGGGCAGGACGCTTCACCTGGCGATGGAGAATCCCCAGAATGTGGAAGCCATTCATGAAGTGGAGTTCTTGACGGGCAGGGTCGTACATCCGTTGACCGTGACGTCCTTTCAGATGGATCTCGTTATCCGCCATATCGAAGAAAAGGGAGGAAAATCCTTTTCGGGTCTGGAGATTCAGCAGAACCTCAAAGGGCCCATGACCATTCCGACCCTGCTGGAGCATCTCGTTCAGTCCCAGGGGTCCGATCTGCTCATTACCGCAGGTGTATCCCCGACATTGAAAATCCATGGGGGGCTTGACCGGGCGGAAATGCCGCCTGTTACTCCCGCTCAATGCGTGGCATATGCTAAAGCGCTGATGAGTGAAGCTCAATGGGAATATTTTCGGACGCATAAAGAGCTCGTTTTTGCCAGCGAATATAAGAAAATAGGACGTTTTCGGGTGAGCGCCTACAGTCAGAGGGGAATGGTTTCCCTTGCGATCCGTCGGATTCCGGAGATGATTCCCTCCCTGGAGGCTCTCGGGCTTCCTCAGTGGCTGGAAAATTTCATGTCAAAGCCTCAGGGCCTCATATTGATTGCTGCGCCGGCGGGGCAGGGGAAGACGACAACTGTTTCCGCCCTGATCCATTTGGCAAACAAAACAAGGGCCTGTAATGTCATCACCCTGGAAGATCCCATTGAGTACCTGCACCGCCCTGAAAAAGGCAATATCAACCAGAGGGAAGTGGGAGCCGATGCCTCTTCTTTAGCGACAGGGTTGCGAGACATATCCCGTTACGCACCGGATATCGTCATGGTCGGCGAGATCCGGGACGAGGATGTTTTTGGAATGGCCCTCGATGCGGCTTGCTCAGGGCAGCTGGTTTTGAGCACTATTCTTGCGACCAATACCACTTCCGCCATTGAAAATATGGTCAATCGGTTTCCGCTTCATCGGCAGGCGCAAATGAGACAGCAACTGGCGGAGTCTCTTTTGTTGGTTTTCTCTCAAAGGCTTTTGAATTCCAAAGATGGAGACTCGATGGTTCTTGCTTACGAGAAACTGATCGGCAGCAGTCGCGTGAGGAATTATATCCGGGAAAACAAATTGGGACAGCTCAGGACTCAAGTTCCCAAAGAGACAGAAGATTTTTGTCCCTTTGATCTCTGTCTCAAACAACTCGTCGAGTCGGGGAGGTTATGCCGGCAGAGGGCTATCGCCGTTGCGGACAACCCGGAGTGTTTAGCGGATGCGTAA
- a CDS encoding sigma-70 family RNA polymerase sigma factor yields the protein MTKNKREKAIEVQESKDFEEENSSLDEIEEERNVAAPVVAAPERSRSVTFDPFRLYLEEIKRYPLLSREEERELAIRYREKDDVEAGYRLITANLRLVVKIAMDFQRYWMQNLNDLIQEGNVGLMQAVKKFDPYRGYKFSYYASFWIKAYIIKFIMDNWKLVKIGTTQAQRKLFFNLRKEKERLEAQGIEASTKLLSSRLDVKESEIVEMDQRLNSWEISLDSPLKEDSEDTHKSFLPSDDLPVDDLIADREAKAILHDKLMLFREQLKGKEAVIFDKRLLTEEPLTLQEIGDRFGISRERVRQIESRLKKKLKAYLEEEIEDLDLLQESMIEI from the coding sequence ATGACGAAAAATAAAAGGGAAAAAGCCATAGAAGTTCAAGAATCGAAAGACTTTGAAGAAGAGAATTCTTCTTTGGATGAAATCGAGGAAGAAAGGAACGTCGCAGCTCCTGTTGTCGCTGCGCCGGAAAGGTCGCGCTCCGTCACTTTCGATCCATTTCGCCTCTACCTGGAAGAAATCAAGAGATATCCCCTATTGAGCCGGGAAGAGGAGAGGGAGCTGGCCATTCGCTATCGCGAAAAGGACGATGTCGAAGCCGGGTACAGGCTCATCACGGCCAACCTGAGGCTTGTCGTTAAAATCGCTATGGATTTTCAGCGGTATTGGATGCAGAATCTGAACGACCTCATCCAGGAAGGCAATGTCGGTTTGATGCAAGCGGTGAAAAAGTTTGATCCCTATCGTGGCTACAAGTTTTCCTATTATGCTTCTTTCTGGATTAAAGCTTATATTATCAAATTCATCATGGACAACTGGAAGCTGGTCAAGATTGGAACGACCCAGGCGCAGCGAAAGCTCTTTTTCAACTTGCGCAAAGAAAAGGAGCGGCTGGAAGCTCAGGGGATCGAGGCTTCCACCAAACTCCTCAGCAGCCGCCTGGATGTGAAGGAATCTGAAATCGTGGAGATGGACCAGCGTTTGAACAGCTGGGAAATTTCACTGGACAGCCCCCTCAAAGAAGATTCCGAAGATACGCACAAATCTTTTCTTCCCTCGGACGATTTGCCCGTGGACGACCTGATTGCAGACCGGGAAGCCAAGGCGATCCTGCATGATAAGCTCATGCTTTTCAGAGAACAGCTCAAAGGAAAGGAAGCGGTTATTTTTGACAAACGCCTCCTCACAGAAGAGCCGTTGACCTTGCAGGAAATCGGGGACCGTTTTGGGATCAGCCGTGAGCGGGTGCGGCAGATCGAAAGCCGGCTCAAGAAAAAACTGAAAGCCTATCTCGAGGAAGAAATTGAAGATCTGGATCTGCTACAGGAGAGCATGATCGAGATATGA
- the cmk gene encoding (d)CMP kinase has product MIIAIDGPAGAGKSTVCRLLAKELGYVYLDTGAMYRALAWALLEEGLTCKEESQWAKYLPDLSLRFAIKEGVLTISYRGKPLDEELRQPEIAQKASRISQSASVRTFLTHWQRTLALDGRIVAEGRDMGTVVFPYAPVKVFLTADLATRTKRRMAQYLEKGISVEYSALEAQIRERDEADQKRALAPLKPAQGALLLDTSGMDISGVMTRLLEFVLEKTGPGKK; this is encoded by the coding sequence ATGATAATAGCCATCGACGGCCCTGCGGGGGCAGGGAAAAGCACGGTTTGTCGTCTTCTCGCCAAAGAATTGGGATACGTTTACCTGGATACGGGCGCCATGTATCGCGCCCTCGCCTGGGCTCTTCTCGAGGAAGGTTTGACTTGCAAAGAAGAGTCGCAATGGGCCAAATACCTTCCCGATCTTTCTCTCCGTTTTGCAATCAAAGAGGGTGTCCTCACCATTTCCTACAGAGGAAAACCATTGGATGAGGAACTGCGTCAACCCGAAATCGCGCAGAAGGCATCCCGAATTTCACAGTCGGCATCTGTGAGAACGTTTCTGACGCACTGGCAGCGCACGTTGGCTCTGGATGGACGGATTGTCGCCGAAGGGCGTGACATGGGCACCGTTGTCTTTCCTTATGCACCCGTGAAGGTTTTTCTCACAGCAGACCTGGCCACCCGCACAAAGAGACGGATGGCTCAATACCTTGAAAAGGGCATTTCTGTTGAATATTCCGCTCTGGAAGCGCAAATCCGGGAAAGGGACGAAGCCGATCAAAAGAGAGCCCTGGCCCCGTTGAAACCAGCTCAGGGGGCTCTTCTTCTCGATACTTCGGGAATGGATATTTCGGGAGTCATGACCAGGCTGCTGGAATTTGTTTTAGAGAAAACCGGGCCCGGCAAGAAGTAA
- a CDS encoding 30S ribosomal protein S1, producing the protein MVDKEEKKQVMADDMDMESYMEEDSDFDADMMEDMDTMQDLYEQSFRNIQEGEVIRGHIVQVSDDFVMVDIGYKSEGQIPIHEFKDETGVVQAAIGDEVDVLLEFHDDEDGSIHLSKEKAAKIKVWDDISRIYNEDGIIEGKVVSKVKGGLAVDIGVQAFLPGSQVDLRPVRNLEYLIGQTFPFKVLKYNKKRRNVVLSRRALLEKEREEMKSQTLANLEDNKVVEGIVKNITDYGVFVDLGGIDGLLHITDMSWGRVGHPSEMFQIGDKINVMVLSFDREHERVSLGLKQLIADPWTQAEAKYPIGTQVKGKVVSLTDYGAFVEIEEGVEGLIHVSEMSWTKKVRHPSKVLNVGDEVEAVVLSINPENKRISLGMKQLEPNPWDVIAQKYPVGTTIAGKIKNITDFGVFIGIDEGIDGLVHISDISWTKRVKHPSEVFKKNQEVQAIVLNIDKENERFSLGIKQLEPDPWESIPDRYPLGSVITGPVTNVTDFGLFVELEEGIEGLVHVSEISKEKIKSPIGQYKPGDKITAKVINISPKDRKIGLSIKKVEEQEERTNYDDYLNSSKAATSNLGELLKEEMEAKANNPASDKE; encoded by the coding sequence ATGGTTGACAAAGAAGAAAAGAAACAAGTGATGGCTGACGACATGGATATGGAAAGTTACATGGAAGAAGACTCTGATTTTGATGCTGACATGATGGAAGATATGGACACCATGCAGGATCTTTACGAGCAGAGCTTCAGAAATATCCAGGAAGGCGAAGTCATCCGCGGCCACATCGTCCAGGTCAGCGACGATTTTGTTATGGTGGACATCGGATACAAGTCCGAGGGGCAGATTCCCATCCATGAATTCAAAGATGAAACAGGGGTTGTGCAGGCGGCCATTGGAGATGAGGTCGATGTGCTGCTCGAATTCCATGACGATGAAGACGGCTCCATCCACCTTTCGAAAGAAAAAGCTGCCAAAATCAAGGTGTGGGACGATATCAGCCGAATTTACAACGAGGATGGAATCATCGAAGGGAAGGTGGTTTCAAAGGTCAAAGGCGGATTGGCCGTCGATATCGGCGTACAGGCCTTCCTGCCGGGTTCCCAGGTAGATCTCCGTCCCGTTAGAAACCTTGAATACCTGATCGGACAGACCTTCCCGTTCAAGGTGCTCAAGTACAACAAAAAGCGAAGAAACGTCGTTCTTTCCCGCCGTGCACTGCTTGAAAAAGAACGCGAGGAGATGAAATCCCAGACCCTCGCCAATCTCGAAGACAACAAGGTTGTGGAAGGAATCGTCAAAAATATTACGGACTACGGTGTATTCGTGGACCTGGGCGGCATTGACGGACTGCTTCACATTACGGACATGAGCTGGGGCCGTGTGGGACATCCTTCGGAAATGTTCCAGATCGGGGACAAGATCAACGTCATGGTCCTGAGTTTCGACCGCGAGCACGAACGCGTCTCCCTGGGGCTCAAGCAGTTGATCGCCGATCCCTGGACTCAGGCCGAAGCGAAATATCCCATTGGCACTCAAGTGAAGGGCAAAGTGGTGAGCCTCACCGATTACGGCGCATTCGTTGAAATCGAAGAAGGCGTTGAAGGACTCATTCACGTTTCCGAAATGTCCTGGACCAAGAAAGTGCGTCACCCTTCCAAGGTTCTCAATGTGGGTGACGAGGTTGAAGCGGTCGTTTTGAGCATCAATCCCGAAAACAAGCGCATTTCCCTCGGCATGAAGCAACTGGAACCCAATCCCTGGGATGTGATTGCTCAGAAATACCCCGTCGGAACCACCATCGCCGGCAAGATCAAGAATATTACTGATTTTGGAGTCTTCATCGGCATTGATGAGGGCATCGACGGTCTGGTTCACATTTCAGACATTTCCTGGACCAAGCGTGTAAAACATCCTTCGGAAGTTTTCAAAAAGAACCAGGAAGTCCAGGCTATCGTTCTCAATATCGATAAGGAAAACGAACGCTTCTCCCTCGGAATCAAACAGCTCGAACCGGATCCCTGGGAAAGCATTCCCGATCGCTACCCCTTGGGCAGCGTGATTACCGGCCCCGTCACCAACGTCACCGATTTCGGCCTTTTTGTCGAGCTCGAGGAAGGGATCGAAGGGCTGGTTCACGTTTCTGAAATCAGCAAGGAGAAAATAAAGTCTCCGATAGGCCAGTACAAACCCGGCGACAAGATCACCGCCAAGGTGATCAATATTTCTCCCAAGGATCGGAAAATCGGCCTCTCCATCAAGAAGGTCGAAGAACAGGAAGAGCGCACCAACTACGATGATTATCTGAACAGCTCCAAGGCCGCTACTTCCAACCTGGGTGAACTGCTCAAGGAAGAAATGGAAGCGAAGGCCAACAACCCTGCTTCCGATAAAGAATAA
- the sppA gene encoding signal peptide peptidase SppA yields MRLRSFWFLGLIAVPAAMILFWMGASDLNFFAKPNQIAVIEIRGLIDDAQETQKALKKYREDDNVKAILVRIESPGGGIGPSQEIVRELRRTSKEKPVVASLGGIAASGGYYIASAANRIIANPGTITGSIGVILSFPNLKELFDKVGYYTNVIKSGPFKDVGNPGREMTPEERALLQETIDEAYGQFVKDVALGRNLPEEKVRQIADGRIILGETAQKLGLVDALGNFQDAVDAAASLGKIEGKPEVIYHKKKKRSLLDYLLGSEAGESLSYFLNGSANFLRYQSPFFP; encoded by the coding sequence ATGCGACTCCGAAGTTTTTGGTTCCTGGGTCTCATCGCGGTACCGGCCGCCATGATATTGTTTTGGATGGGGGCATCGGATCTCAATTTCTTTGCCAAACCCAACCAGATTGCCGTCATCGAGATTCGCGGCCTGATAGACGATGCTCAGGAAACGCAGAAAGCCCTCAAGAAGTACCGCGAAGATGACAATGTGAAAGCCATCCTGGTGCGCATCGAATCTCCGGGGGGAGGCATCGGGCCTTCCCAGGAGATAGTCCGTGAATTGAGGCGAACCAGCAAGGAAAAACCGGTCGTAGCTTCATTGGGAGGCATCGCCGCATCAGGGGGATACTATATCGCTTCCGCCGCCAACCGCATTATTGCCAATCCCGGCACCATAACGGGAAGCATCGGAGTGATCCTCTCCTTTCCCAATCTCAAAGAGCTATTCGACAAGGTCGGCTACTACACCAACGTCATCAAGAGCGGCCCTTTCAAGGATGTGGGAAATCCCGGCCGGGAAATGACGCCGGAGGAAAGAGCCCTGCTCCAGGAAACCATCGATGAAGCATACGGTCAGTTCGTAAAAGATGTGGCCCTGGGACGCAATTTACCCGAGGAAAAAGTGCGACAGATCGCCGACGGCCGCATCATCCTGGGAGAAACAGCTCAAAAACTGGGCTTGGTGGATGCACTGGGAAACTTTCAGGATGCGGTGGATGCAGCGGCATCCCTCGGAAAGATTGAAGGGAAACCTGAAGTCATTTACCACAAAAAAAAGAAACGGTCCCTGCTGGACTACCTGCTCGGCAGTGAAGCCGGCGAAAGCCTTTCTTATTTTCTCAATGGCTCGGCAAACTTTTTGCGGTACCAATCGCCGTTTTTTCCGTGA
- a CDS encoding L-threonylcarbamoyladenylate synthase, which yields MILEINSQHPEPRKIKKIVDILANGGIIAYPTDTFYGIGCDLLNKNSIEKIYKLKRRSPNQPFSFICSDLKNISEYAQVSNYAYKTMKRLLPGPYTFILGGSRLVPKIMLTKRQTVGIRVPDHQICLSIVQELGHPIISTSATDPETGEILFGPTDIKDKIGHAIDLIVDAGASVPGKPSSVISLIDDIPEIIREGAGDVSLFKE from the coding sequence GTGATTCTGGAAATCAACTCACAACATCCTGAACCGAGAAAGATCAAGAAGATCGTGGATATTCTGGCGAACGGGGGAATCATAGCATACCCTACAGACACCTTTTACGGGATAGGTTGTGATCTGTTGAATAAGAATTCCATTGAAAAAATCTACAAACTGAAGCGTCGCTCGCCCAATCAGCCCTTCAGCTTTATTTGCAGTGACCTTAAAAATATCAGCGAATACGCCCAGGTCTCCAATTACGCCTACAAGACCATGAAGAGGCTCCTGCCGGGTCCGTACACATTCATCCTCGGAGGTTCACGGCTGGTTCCCAAGATCATGTTGACCAAGCGCCAGACTGTCGGAATACGTGTCCCGGATCATCAGATTTGCCTTTCCATCGTTCAGGAACTGGGGCATCCCATCATCAGCACGAGTGCTACCGACCCTGAAACAGGGGAGATCTTGTTCGGTCCGACTGACATCAAGGACAAGATCGGGCACGCTATCGATCTGATCGTTGACGCTGGAGCCTCCGTGCCCGGAAAACCTTCGAGTGTCATCTCTCTCATCGACGATATCCCTGAAATCATCCGTGAAGGGGCAGGGGATGTCAGCCTCTTTAAAGAATGA
- a CDS encoding Ppx/GppA phosphatase family protein translates to MASQNDHFASIDIGSHTIRLLVARSNEKLEIYPLRLERRITRLARNFQEGQTLKTPGIRESLRVLEEYAGILKCHGVSDVACGATGVVRKAGNGEEFLAEVRQKTGIAAEILSETSEALLSAKGVLSVIPRTEGYILSFDLGGSSTEFLLLDTRREKPLWHTSVFIGAATITERFLSEDPPPLEAVSRAVEAIQDALAPVFQAIGSILPAPPTPFPLQVVGTAGTATTLAAMNLKMTDYCPSRINGLPLTENWLTATIEHLVRSTLALRREIPGLEAGREDIIPAGALIVREILRGLKQTHLIVSDAGLLEGLLLDLIEKKYGRPQALVSPLTWRMQKG, encoded by the coding sequence ATGGCCTCACAGAACGACCACTTCGCATCCATCGACATCGGTTCACATACCATCCGCTTACTCGTTGCCCGATCCAATGAAAAGCTGGAAATCTATCCCCTGCGCCTTGAACGCCGTATTACCCGGCTTGCCAGGAATTTCCAGGAGGGGCAGACGCTCAAAACCCCAGGCATTCGAGAAAGCTTGCGAGTCCTGGAAGAATACGCTGGAATACTGAAGTGCCATGGAGTGAGCGATGTCGCCTGCGGGGCTACCGGTGTTGTGCGCAAGGCCGGGAACGGAGAGGAATTCCTGGCGGAAGTCCGCCAAAAGACGGGTATTGCGGCGGAAATTCTTTCCGAAACATCGGAGGCCCTGCTCTCTGCCAAGGGCGTCTTGAGCGTCATTCCCAGAACCGAAGGATATATTCTCTCATTTGACCTCGGCGGGAGCAGCACGGAATTCCTGCTTCTCGACACACGACGCGAAAAGCCCCTCTGGCACACAAGCGTTTTCATTGGTGCAGCCACCATAACGGAGCGATTTCTCTCTGAAGATCCGCCTCCCCTGGAGGCTGTCAGCCGGGCCGTGGAAGCCATCCAGGATGCACTGGCACCCGTTTTTCAAGCCATCGGCTCCATCCTGCCGGCACCCCCCACCCCCTTTCCCCTTCAGGTCGTAGGAACAGCGGGAACGGCAACCACACTGGCAGCCATGAACCTCAAGATGACAGATTACTGCCCCAGCCGCATCAATGGTCTCCCTCTCACTGAAAACTGGCTCACAGCAACCATTGAGCACCTGGTGCGTTCCACTCTTGCCCTCCGGCGGGAAATTCCGGGCTTGGAAGCGGGCAGGGAAGACATCATTCCGGCAGGGGCTCTTATCGTACGTGAAATTTTGAGAGGCCTGAAACAGACCCATCTCATCGTCAGCGATGCGGGGCTTCTGGAAGGGCTTCTCCTGGATCTCATAGAAAAGAAATACGGCCGGCCTCAAGCTCTGGTAAGTCCCTTGACATGGCGGATGCAAAAGGGTTAA
- the guaB gene encoding IMP dehydrogenase, with translation MESNQIMFLPEALTFDDVSLLPAYSEVLPHETNLETRLTREINLRIPLVSAAMDTVTESDTAISIAREGGIGIIHRNMSVERQALEVNKVKKSERGMVVDPVTVEPDQKISDVLELMARYRISGVPVVKSGQLVGIITNRDLRFETNMDLHVSEVMTKEGLVTAPIGISLEESKKLLHKNRIEKLLVVDEQGKLKGLITIKDITKIIKYPNACKDELGRLRVGAAVGVGKDTAARVAALYQAGVDVIAVDSAHGHSKNILTTVKQIKADYPQLQVIAGNVATAAGAESLVEAGVDAIKVGVGPGSICTTRIVAGVGVPQITAIMECSRVGRAHGVPVMADGGIKYSGDIVKAIAAGADSVMIGSLFAGTEESPGETILYQGRTYKVYRGMGSLGAMKEGSKDRYFQDQVFEPKKLVPEGIEGKVPYRGPISSIVHQLIGGLRAGMGYTGSANLEELRTKARMVRVTSAGLRESHVHDVIITKEAPNYQVDLK, from the coding sequence ATGGAAAGCAATCAAATAATGTTCCTTCCGGAGGCTCTCACCTTCGATGATGTTTCCTTGCTGCCCGCCTATTCGGAGGTCCTGCCCCACGAGACGAACCTGGAGACACGGCTCACGCGGGAAATCAATCTGCGGATTCCCCTCGTGAGTGCGGCCATGGATACCGTGACCGAGTCCGACACGGCCATCAGCATTGCCAGGGAGGGTGGAATCGGGATCATTCATCGAAACATGTCCGTGGAGCGTCAGGCGCTGGAAGTCAATAAGGTCAAGAAGTCGGAACGGGGAATGGTGGTCGACCCTGTTACGGTGGAACCGGATCAGAAGATATCGGATGTTTTGGAATTGATGGCCAGATACCGCATTTCGGGTGTGCCCGTAGTCAAGAGCGGACAGCTGGTAGGCATCATCACCAACCGGGACTTGCGATTTGAAACCAACATGGATCTGCACGTTTCAGAAGTCATGACCAAGGAAGGCCTGGTCACGGCACCCATAGGAATCAGCCTGGAAGAATCCAAGAAACTCCTGCACAAAAACCGCATCGAAAAACTGCTGGTGGTGGATGAGCAAGGCAAACTGAAGGGCCTCATCACCATCAAAGACATCACCAAAATCATCAAATATCCCAATGCATGCAAGGACGAACTGGGCCGCCTGCGGGTAGGAGCGGCAGTGGGAGTCGGGAAAGACACGGCCGCCCGTGTTGCGGCTCTCTACCAGGCGGGGGTGGACGTCATCGCGGTCGACAGCGCTCATGGCCATTCCAAAAATATTTTGACCACCGTAAAGCAGATCAAGGCCGATTATCCGCAACTTCAGGTCATCGCGGGCAACGTCGCAACCGCGGCGGGAGCGGAAAGCCTTGTAGAAGCCGGCGTCGACGCCATAAAGGTCGGCGTGGGACCGGGTTCCATCTGTACAACACGGATCGTGGCGGGAGTCGGCGTGCCGCAGATCACGGCCATCATGGAATGTTCCCGGGTCGGCCGGGCCCACGGCGTTCCCGTCATGGCGGACGGAGGCATCAAGTACAGTGGCGACATCGTGAAAGCCATAGCCGCCGGAGCCGATAGCGTGATGATCGGAAGCCTCTTCGCGGGAACCGAGGAAAGCCCTGGAGAAACCATTTTGTATCAGGGGCGGACTTACAAGGTTTACCGGGGCATGGGTTCCCTGGGAGCGATGAAGGAGGGCAGCAAAGACCGTTACTTTCAGGACCAGGTCTTTGAACCCAAAAAGCTGGTGCCCGAAGGCATCGAAGGCAAGGTTCCCTATCGCGGCCCCATCTCTTCCATCGTACACCAGCTGATTGGAGGCCTGCGCGCCGGCATGGGTTACACCGGCTCCGCCAATCTGGAAGAGCTCCGAACGAAGGCCCGAATGGTGCGCGTCACCAGCGCAGGTCTTCGCGAAAGCCACGTGCACGACGTCATCATCACCAAGGAGGCTCCCAATTATCAGGTGGATTTGAAATAA